From one Azospirillum ramasamyi genomic stretch:
- the fmt gene encoding methionyl-tRNA formyltransferase — MTPLRLVFMGTPDFAVPSLAALIEAGHQVVCAYSQPPRPAGRGQQVQKSPVHRFAEDRGIPVRTPKSLRNAEAQAEFAELQADAAVVAAYGLILPQPILDAPRLGCVNVHGSLLPRWRGAAPIQRSILAGDAETGITIMQMDIGLDTGAMLSKEAVAITPATTASSLHDELAALGARMIVPALEGLAAGTLTAVPQPEDGVTYAAKLTREDGRLDWSQPAAYVERQVRALTPWPGCWFDAANGERIKVLAAEPAAGTGTPGTLLDDRLTVACADGAVRLTRVQRPGKAPVDGAAFLRGFALAVGQPVSAPESANSVTD; from the coding sequence ATGACCCCGCTCCGTCTCGTCTTCATGGGCACGCCGGATTTCGCCGTGCCCAGCCTTGCCGCGCTGATCGAGGCGGGGCATCAGGTCGTCTGCGCCTACAGCCAGCCGCCGCGTCCGGCCGGCCGTGGCCAGCAGGTGCAGAAATCGCCGGTCCACCGCTTCGCCGAGGATCGCGGCATCCCCGTGCGCACGCCCAAGAGCCTGCGCAATGCCGAGGCCCAGGCCGAGTTCGCCGAACTCCAGGCCGATGCCGCGGTGGTCGCCGCCTATGGCCTGATCCTGCCGCAGCCGATCCTCGACGCGCCGCGGCTGGGTTGCGTCAACGTGCATGGCTCGCTGCTGCCGCGCTGGCGCGGGGCGGCGCCGATCCAACGCTCCATCCTGGCCGGCGATGCCGAAACCGGGATCACCATCATGCAGATGGACATCGGGCTCGACACCGGCGCCATGCTGTCGAAGGAGGCGGTGGCGATCACCCCCGCCACCACCGCCAGCAGCCTGCATGACGAGCTGGCGGCGCTCGGCGCCCGCATGATCGTCCCGGCGCTGGAGGGTCTGGCCGCCGGCACGCTGACCGCCGTGCCGCAGCCGGAGGACGGCGTCACCTACGCCGCCAAGCTGACGCGCGAGGATGGCCGGCTCGACTGGAGCCAGCCCGCCGCTTATGTCGAGCGGCAGGTCCGCGCCCTGACCCCTTGGCCGGGCTGCTGGTTCGACGCGGCGAATGGCGAGCGCATCAAGGTTCTGGCGGCGGAACCCGCGGCCGGCACGGGCACGCCCGGCACGCTTCTGGACGACCGGCTGACCGTGGCCTGCGCCGATGGCGCGGTGCGGCTGACCAGGGTGCAGCGGCCCGGCAAGGCGCCGGTGGACGGCGCGGCCTTCCTGCGCGGCTTCGCGCTGGCGGTCGGGCAGCCGGTTTCCGCCCCCGAATCCGCCAATTCCGTTACGGACTGA
- the def gene encoding peptide deformylase: protein MARLPILVAPHPILKRKAQPVAEVDARVVKLMDDMVETMYDANGIGLAAPQVGVLDRVIVVDVHEKGEPPNPIRLANPEIVWSSDEKSVCEEGCLSVPEQYAEVTRPQRIRVRYLDEKNQQQEIEADGMLATCIQHEIDHLNGVLFVDYLSMLKRNILLKKVQKMQKATA, encoded by the coding sequence ATGGCCCGTCTTCCGATCCTCGTCGCCCCGCATCCGATCCTGAAGCGCAAGGCGCAACCCGTCGCCGAAGTGGATGCGCGCGTCGTCAAGCTGATGGATGACATGGTGGAGACCATGTACGACGCCAACGGCATCGGTCTGGCCGCCCCGCAGGTCGGCGTGCTCGACCGCGTCATCGTCGTCGACGTCCATGAGAAGGGCGAGCCGCCGAACCCGATCCGCCTCGCCAACCCGGAAATCGTCTGGTCGTCCGACGAGAAGTCGGTGTGCGAGGAGGGCTGCCTGTCGGTGCCGGAGCAGTATGCCGAGGTCACCCGGCCCCAGCGCATCCGCGTCCGTTATCTGGACGAAAAGAACCAGCAGCAGGAGATCGAGGCCGACGGGATGCTCGCCACCTGCATCCAGCACGAGATCGACCATCTGAACGGCGTCCTGTTCGTCGATTACCTGTCGATGCTGAAGCGGAACATCCTGCTGAAGAAGGTCCAGAAGATGCAGAAGGCGACGGCCTGA
- the cobS gene encoding adenosylcobinamide-GDP ribazoletransferase, protein MRDATAAPPPRWTQDAALALVFLTRLPFPPLGPLNGPLAEGAGARAMGWFPPVGALVGLAGGAVFAAAAALNLPPLAGALLALAAMVRLTGGLHEDGAADVADGFGGGRDPVRKLEIMRDSRVGSYGVLALVFSVGIRAAALAALPVPAAVAALVAAGALSRCGLAAMARILPPARRDGLAAAQGRPAMATVLLALVSGIAIAAAVLGGLALPALGASLLGVAAVGALARRHLGGQTGDVFGAAQQVAEAAVLLTLSSVLGTSA, encoded by the coding sequence ATGCGTGATGCGACCGCCGCCCCTCCCCCGCGCTGGACCCAGGACGCCGCCCTGGCGCTGGTGTTCCTTACCCGCCTTCCCTTCCCGCCGCTGGGTCCGCTCAACGGGCCGCTGGCGGAGGGGGCCGGGGCGCGGGCGATGGGATGGTTTCCACCGGTGGGGGCGCTGGTCGGGCTGGCCGGCGGAGCGGTGTTCGCGGCGGCGGCGGCGCTGAACCTGCCGCCGCTGGCCGGCGCGCTGCTGGCCCTGGCGGCGATGGTGCGGCTGACCGGCGGACTGCACGAGGACGGCGCGGCCGATGTCGCCGACGGCTTCGGCGGCGGGCGCGATCCGGTCCGCAAGCTGGAGATCATGCGCGACAGCCGCGTCGGCAGCTATGGCGTGCTGGCGCTGGTGTTCTCGGTCGGCATCCGCGCGGCGGCGCTGGCGGCCCTGCCGGTGCCGGCGGCGGTCGCGGCGCTGGTGGCGGCGGGCGCTCTGTCGCGCTGCGGACTGGCGGCGATGGCGCGCATCCTGCCCCCGGCCCGGCGAGACGGGCTGGCGGCGGCACAGGGGCGGCCGGCAATGGCGACCGTGCTTCTGGCGCTGGTTTCCGGCATCGCGATCGCGGCGGCCGTTCTCGGCGGCCTTGCCCTGCCGGCGCTGGGGGCATCCCTGCTGGGGGTGGCCGCGGTGGGGGCGCTCGCCCGGCGCCATCTCGGCGGGCAGACCGGCGACGTCTTCGGCGCGGCCCAGCAGGTGGCGGAGGCCGCGGTCCTGCTGACCCTATCCTCCGTCCTGGGAACATCGGCATGA
- a CDS encoding histidine phosphatase family protein — MNAVSLTPLIVTRWWLIRHAPVHNPGNVICGSSDREADTGNRAAAAALAAGLPANALWLTSPLRRSRQTAQALWTRNPRLADTAVVEPALAEQDFGVWEGISHDTAAQRDAEAAARFWRDPARHAPPGGESFATVMERTAAALRRLTELHAGRDLVAVIHAGTIRGALALALDLTPEAALRLRIDPWSLTRIDHFHAGTGSWSVGGVNAQPGTF; from the coding sequence ATGAACGCGGTGAGCCTCACCCCCCTGATCGTCACCCGCTGGTGGCTGATCCGCCATGCGCCGGTCCACAACCCCGGCAACGTCATCTGCGGGTCGAGCGACCGCGAGGCCGATACCGGCAACCGCGCGGCGGCGGCGGCGCTCGCCGCCGGCCTGCCCGCCAACGCGCTGTGGCTGACCAGCCCGCTCCGCCGCAGCCGGCAGACCGCCCAGGCGCTGTGGACCCGCAACCCCCGCCTTGCCGACACCGCGGTGGTGGAGCCGGCGCTGGCCGAGCAGGATTTCGGCGTTTGGGAAGGCATCAGCCACGACACCGCGGCGCAGCGTGACGCGGAGGCGGCGGCGCGCTTCTGGCGCGACCCGGCCCGCCACGCCCCGCCCGGCGGCGAGAGCTTCGCCACGGTGATGGAGCGCACGGCGGCGGCGCTGCGGCGGCTGACGGAGCTGCATGCAGGACGCGATCTGGTCGCGGTGATCCATGCCGGCACCATCCGCGGCGCGCTGGCGCTGGCGCTGGATCTGACGCCGGAGGCGGCGCTGCGGCTGCGGATCGATCCCTGGTCGCTGACCCGGATCGACCATTTCCACGCCGGGACGGGTTCATGGTCGGTCGGAGGAGTGAACGCCCAACCCGGAACCTTTTGA
- a CDS encoding pyridoxamine 5'-phosphate oxidase family protein, translating to MVHSTTAGHGHSPDQGDVKKLWEMMKGVQVAMMTTLDDNGRLNSRPMATLSHAGFEDGTLWFFTRAHSEKVSEIDRHWRVNLAYSNPEKQDYVSVSGIAEVVRDRDKIRFLWRDIMTTWFPQGPDDPEIALLKVSVDQAEYWDSPSSTMVYAYGYVKAKLTGQSPDPGDNAKIAFQ from the coding sequence ATGGTCCACAGCACCACCGCCGGCCACGGCCACAGCCCCGACCAGGGCGACGTCAAGAAGCTCTGGGAGATGATGAAGGGCGTTCAGGTCGCGATGATGACGACGCTGGACGACAACGGCCGGCTGAACTCCCGTCCGATGGCGACTCTGTCCCATGCGGGGTTCGAAGACGGCACCTTGTGGTTCTTCACCCGCGCCCATTCCGAAAAGGTGTCGGAGATCGACCGCCATTGGCGCGTCAATCTCGCCTATTCCAACCCGGAAAAGCAGGACTACGTGTCCGTCTCCGGCATCGCCGAGGTCGTGCGCGACCGCGACAAGATCCGGTTCCTGTGGCGCGACATCATGACCACCTGGTTCCCCCAGGGCCCCGACGACCCGGAGATCGCCCTGCTGAAGGTGTCGGTCGATCAGGCCGAATACTGGGACAGCCCATCGAGCACCATGGTCTACGCCTACGGCTATGTGAAGGCGAAGCTGACCGGCCAGTCGCCCGATCCCGGCGACAACGCGAAGATCGCGTTCCAGTAA
- a CDS encoding DEAD/DEAH box helicase, with translation MTFSELGLHPLVLKALEAFEYTTPTPVQLAAIPPALQGRDILATAETGTGKTAAFMLPALTRTAEMPLNGAATPRVLVLAPTRELAKQVTDAARKYAKFMKLNIVDVVGGMPYREQLRLLSRPVDVLVCTPGRLLDHVARRRIALDEVEVLILDEADRMLDMGFLDDVETIAKCCPPTRQTLLFTATLDRRMAQLAGNLLRNPERVAVESQATAINVEQRLHHADDMEHKRRLLQHFAAQEEVGKAIIFAATKRDADTLAEELSAAGHAAAALHGDMDQTKRNRTLQRLRTGQVRLLVATDVAARGIDVRDITHVINFDLPRSAEDYVHRIGRTGRAGASGVAISFAARADRETLVRIERYTKATLEVHVVPGLEPTRPFTTAGRPPARNGRPGGGKPWHRNGESKGPHAPRGPRPDYARNDNHRGDSRPDHAHARREAHGGKPAARAKSW, from the coding sequence TTGACGTTTTCCGAACTCGGCCTGCACCCGCTCGTCCTGAAGGCCCTCGAGGCGTTCGAATACACCACCCCGACCCCGGTCCAGCTCGCCGCCATTCCGCCGGCGCTGCAGGGTCGCGACATCCTCGCCACCGCCGAGACCGGCACCGGCAAGACCGCCGCCTTCATGCTGCCGGCGCTGACCCGCACCGCCGAGATGCCGCTGAACGGCGCCGCCACCCCGCGCGTGCTGGTTCTGGCCCCGACCCGTGAACTGGCCAAGCAGGTCACCGACGCCGCCCGCAAATACGCGAAGTTCATGAAGCTGAACATCGTGGACGTGGTCGGCGGCATGCCCTACCGCGAGCAGCTGCGCCTGCTGTCGCGTCCGGTCGACGTTCTTGTCTGCACCCCGGGCCGCCTTCTGGACCATGTCGCCCGCCGCCGCATCGCGCTGGACGAGGTTGAGGTGCTGATCCTCGACGAGGCCGACCGCATGCTGGACATGGGCTTCCTCGACGATGTCGAGACCATCGCCAAGTGCTGCCCGCCGACGCGCCAGACCCTGCTGTTCACCGCCACGCTGGACCGCCGCATGGCGCAGCTGGCCGGCAACCTGCTGCGCAACCCGGAGCGCGTGGCCGTCGAAAGCCAGGCGACTGCGATCAACGTCGAGCAGCGCCTGCACCATGCCGACGACATGGAGCACAAGCGCCGCCTGCTGCAGCATTTCGCCGCCCAGGAAGAGGTCGGCAAGGCGATCATCTTCGCCGCCACCAAGCGTGATGCCGACACGCTGGCCGAGGAGCTGAGCGCCGCCGGCCATGCCGCCGCCGCCCTTCACGGCGACATGGACCAGACCAAGCGCAACCGCACGCTCCAGCGTCTGCGCACCGGTCAGGTCCGCCTGCTGGTCGCCACCGACGTCGCCGCCCGCGGCATCGACGTGCGCGACATCACCCACGTCATCAACTTCGACCTGCCGCGTTCGGCGGAGGACTATGTCCACCGCATCGGCCGCACCGGCCGCGCCGGCGCCTCGGGCGTTGCGATCTCCTTCGCCGCCCGCGCCGACCGCGAGACCCTGGTCCGCATCGAGCGCTACACGAAGGCGACGCTCGAGGTGCATGTGGTGCCCGGCCTGGAGCCGACGCGCCCCTTCACCACCGCCGGCCGTCCGCCGGCCCGCAACGGCCGTCCGGGCGGCGGCAAGCCGTGGCACCGCAACGGCGAGTCCAAGGGTCCGCACGCCCCGCGCGGCCCGCGCCCGGACTATGCCCGCAACGACAACCACCGCGGCGACTCCCGCCCGGACCACGCCCATGCCCGCCGTGAAGCCCACGGCGGCAAGCCGGCGGCCCGTGCCAAGAGCTGGTAA
- a CDS encoding flagellar basal body-associated FliL family protein, whose translation MATHRTLHGTPYPAPPPDPLRRDAPDALAPQQAPHSEAAHPTRTLIVVLIALLTLAGLAYGGGVAVDRIVEQRRIEERMGPKPNLARLPAIEVPLGGLRAVEMQVSLVLAPQVEADRVLRYQDRIADRLFQTVGQAGAEALTGTGSAAFMKARVREAVNREAGTGLIRDIYIERMVVK comes from the coding sequence ATGGCCACCCATCGAACGCTGCACGGAACGCCGTACCCGGCCCCGCCTCCCGATCCGTTGCGGCGGGATGCGCCGGACGCGCTTGCTCCGCAGCAGGCTCCCCATTCCGAAGCCGCCCATCCGACCCGCACGCTGATCGTCGTCCTGATCGCGCTGCTGACCCTGGCCGGGCTGGCCTATGGCGGCGGCGTCGCGGTGGACCGCATCGTGGAGCAGCGGCGGATCGAGGAGCGCATGGGGCCGAAGCCCAACCTCGCGCGGCTGCCGGCGATCGAGGTGCCGCTGGGCGGCCTGCGCGCGGTGGAGATGCAGGTCTCGCTGGTGCTGGCGCCGCAGGTGGAGGCCGACCGCGTCCTGCGCTACCAGGACCGCATCGCCGACCGGCTGTTCCAGACCGTCGGCCAGGCCGGCGCCGAAGCCCTGACCGGAACCGGCTCCGCCGCCTTCATGAAGGCGCGCGTCAGGGAGGCCGTGAACCGCGAGGCCGGGACCGGCCTGATCCGCGACATCTACATCGAACGCATGGTCGTCAAGTGA
- a CDS encoding preQ0 transporter, translated as MLWLAAYIGSILAINFAFSLFPHLDLVWSCWAGLIFILRDMVQVRFGHWSLAAMLGGTVLSYLLTDPVVATASVLAFAVSEMIDWAVFTITRRPLRDRLWISAALSVPVDTAIFFGMLDIWDPAVWAASFASKLLGVSAVWLLMRARAGRMAVTA; from the coding sequence ATGCTCTGGCTTGCCGCCTATATCGGCAGCATTCTTGCCATCAACTTCGCCTTCAGCCTGTTTCCGCACCTGGATCTGGTCTGGTCCTGCTGGGCCGGGCTGATCTTCATCCTGCGCGACATGGTGCAGGTGCGATTCGGCCATTGGTCGCTCGCCGCCATGCTGGGCGGCACCGTGCTGTCCTATCTGTTGACCGATCCCGTCGTCGCCACCGCCAGCGTGCTCGCCTTCGCGGTGTCGGAGATGATCGACTGGGCGGTCTTCACCATCACCCGCCGTCCGCTGCGCGACCGTCTGTGGATCAGCGCCGCCCTGTCGGTGCCGGTCGACACCGCCATCTTCTTCGGCATGCTGGACATCTGGGATCCCGCGGTGTGGGCCGCCAGCTTCGCGTCGAAGCTGCTGGGCGTGTCGGCGGTGTGGCTGCTGATGCGTGCGCGGGCGGGGCGGATGGCCGTGACGGCCTGA
- the cimA gene encoding citramalate synthase, which yields MTGERIYLYDTTLRDGAQTQDVDFSVADKIAIAKDLDRLGIDYVEGGWPGANPTDDQFFAEAPELTRATFTAFGMTRRPGRSAANDPQLTALAQSRAKAVCMVGKTWDFHVDVALNIPREENLDLIRDSIAALHAAKGEALFDAEHFFDGYKRNPDYAVSCIKAAYEAGARWIVLCDTNGGTLPHEIDAIVREVVETHGIPGDNLGIHCHNDTENAVANSLAAVRAGARMVQGTINGLGERCGNANLVSLIPTLMLKLGYETGIRREDLHLLTQLSRAFDDRLNRAPNRHAPYVGASAFAHKGGLHVSAVEKDPSSYEHVVPEAIGNRRQIVMSDQAGRSNLIVRLRDIGMAVDAKDDRLAGLLDLVKQRDSDGYAYDTAEASFELLVRRELGEVPRFFELLRFHVTDERRYNAVGKLVVESEAVVRVRVGDAIRLEVADGNGPVHALDVAMRKALEPVYPALAQLSLSDYRVRILAAKDGTGAMPRVLIRSAHTDGSEWSTLGVSTNIIEASMEALVDSYTYALMKSEAKPV from the coding sequence ATGACGGGCGAACGCATCTATCTTTACGACACCACGCTGCGCGACGGGGCGCAGACCCAGGACGTGGATTTCTCGGTCGCCGACAAGATTGCGATTGCCAAGGATCTCGACCGTCTGGGCATCGACTATGTCGAAGGCGGCTGGCCCGGCGCCAACCCGACCGACGACCAGTTCTTCGCCGAGGCGCCGGAGCTGACCCGCGCCACCTTCACCGCCTTCGGCATGACCCGCCGCCCCGGCCGCAGCGCCGCCAACGACCCGCAGCTGACGGCGCTGGCGCAGTCGCGCGCCAAGGCGGTCTGCATGGTCGGCAAGACCTGGGACTTCCATGTCGACGTCGCGCTGAACATCCCGCGCGAGGAGAACCTCGACCTGATCCGCGACAGCATCGCCGCGCTGCACGCCGCCAAGGGCGAGGCGCTGTTCGATGCCGAGCATTTCTTCGACGGCTACAAGCGCAACCCGGACTATGCCGTTTCCTGCATCAAGGCGGCGTATGAGGCCGGCGCGCGCTGGATCGTGCTGTGCGACACCAACGGCGGCACCCTGCCGCACGAGATCGACGCCATCGTGCGGGAGGTGGTGGAGACGCACGGCATCCCCGGCGACAATCTCGGCATCCACTGCCACAACGACACCGAGAACGCCGTCGCCAACTCGCTGGCGGCGGTGCGGGCCGGCGCGCGCATGGTCCAGGGCACCATCAACGGCCTGGGCGAGCGTTGCGGCAACGCCAACCTCGTCTCGCTGATCCCGACGCTGATGCTGAAGCTGGGGTACGAGACCGGCATCCGGCGCGAGGATCTGCATCTCCTGACCCAGCTGAGCCGCGCCTTCGACGACCGCCTGAACCGTGCCCCCAACCGGCACGCCCCTTACGTCGGCGCCAGCGCCTTCGCCCATAAGGGCGGGCTGCATGTCTCGGCGGTGGAGAAGGATCCGTCGTCCTACGAGCATGTGGTGCCCGAGGCCATCGGCAACCGCCGCCAGATCGTGATGTCGGACCAGGCCGGCCGCTCCAACCTGATCGTGCGGCTGCGCGACATCGGCATGGCGGTGGACGCGAAGGACGACCGGCTGGCCGGCCTGCTCGATCTGGTGAAGCAGCGCGACAGCGACGGCTACGCCTATGACACGGCGGAGGCCAGCTTCGAGCTTCTGGTCCGGCGCGAGCTGGGCGAGGTGCCGCGCTTCTTCGAGCTTCTGCGCTTCCACGTCACCGACGAGCGCCGCTACAACGCCGTCGGCAAGCTGGTGGTGGAATCGGAGGCGGTGGTGCGCGTCCGCGTCGGCGACGCCATCCGGCTGGAGGTGGCTGACGGCAACGGCCCGGTCCACGCGCTGGACGTCGCCATGCGCAAGGCGCTGGAGCCGGTCTATCCGGCGCTGGCCCAGCTCAGCCTGTCCGACTACCGCGTCCGCATCCTGGCCGCCAAGGACGGCACCGGCGCCATGCCGCGCGTGCTGATCCGCAGCGCGCACACCGACGGCAGCGAATGGTCGACGCTGGGTGTCTCCACCAACATCATCGAAGCCTCGATGGAAGCGCTGGTGGACAGCTACACCTACGCCCTGATGAAGAGCGAGGCCAAGCCGGTCTGA
- a CDS encoding NAD(P)-dependent oxidoreductase, whose product MSEETTRPDLSGQRIGFIGLGLMGKPMARALARAGAEPVVTSRSPGPVAELAGEGMIAATGPAAVAGQAGIVILMLTDTAAVEAMADALIPVLRPGHLVIDMGTTAVAATRSLAQRAAAAGADWLDAPVSGGTVAAEAAALTIMAGGSDAAFARALPVLQAMGRRITHVGASGAGQIAKSANQVIVGLTIGAVAEALALARAAGADPAKVREAIRGGFAESRILDLHGGRMVNGDFTPGGRVTTQVKDLRQAEELAQQSGIDLPTLGLSLELFELLVEQGDGALDHSALYRLFAR is encoded by the coding sequence ATGAGCGAAGAGACCACCCGCCCCGACCTTTCCGGCCAGCGCATCGGCTTCATCGGGCTCGGCCTGATGGGCAAGCCGATGGCCCGTGCCCTGGCCCGCGCCGGTGCGGAACCGGTGGTGACCAGCCGCAGCCCCGGCCCGGTCGCCGAACTGGCGGGGGAGGGCATGATCGCCGCCACCGGTCCGGCCGCGGTCGCCGGACAGGCCGGGATCGTCATCCTGATGCTGACCGACACGGCGGCGGTGGAGGCGATGGCCGACGCGCTGATTCCGGTCCTGCGCCCGGGTCATCTGGTGATCGACATGGGCACCACCGCCGTCGCCGCCACCCGTTCGCTCGCCCAACGGGCCGCTGCGGCCGGTGCGGACTGGCTCGACGCCCCCGTTTCCGGCGGCACGGTGGCGGCGGAGGCCGCGGCCCTGACCATCATGGCCGGCGGTTCCGACGCCGCCTTCGCCCGCGCCCTGCCGGTGCTGCAGGCGATGGGCCGCCGCATCACCCATGTCGGGGCCAGCGGCGCCGGACAGATCGCCAAATCCGCCAATCAGGTCATCGTCGGCCTCACCATCGGCGCCGTGGCGGAGGCGCTGGCCCTGGCGCGCGCGGCCGGCGCCGATCCGGCGAAGGTGCGCGAGGCCATCCGCGGCGGCTTCGCCGAATCCCGCATCCTCGACCTGCATGGCGGCCGCATGGTCAACGGCGACTTCACGCCGGGCGGCCGCGTCACCACCCAGGTCAAGGATCTGCGCCAGGCGGAGGAGCTGGCCCAGCAGTCCGGCATCGACCTTCCGACCCTGGGCCTGTCGCTGGAACTGTTCGAGCTGCTGGTCGAACAGGGCGACGGCGCGCTGGACCATTCCGCGCTCTACCGCCTGTTCGCGCGTTGA
- a CDS encoding tellurite resistance TerB family protein, with protein sequence MRKPTDAMIDHHSALIYVMVLVSACDGDMTDAELEAIGENVRYLPIFKDYSGDQVMAATRECTAMLSDSDGLDTVLTIVEQALPIKLRETAYAVACDIAAADPKASQEELRMLELIRHRLGVDRLCAAAIERGARARHMRL encoded by the coding sequence ATGAGAAAGCCGACAGACGCCATGATCGACCACCACAGCGCCCTCATCTACGTCATGGTCCTGGTTTCCGCCTGCGACGGCGACATGACCGACGCGGAACTGGAGGCCATCGGCGAGAACGTGCGCTACCTGCCGATCTTCAAGGACTACAGCGGCGATCAGGTGATGGCCGCCACCCGCGAATGCACCGCCATGCTGTCCGACAGCGACGGGCTGGACACCGTTCTGACCATCGTCGAGCAGGCGCTGCCGATCAAGCTGCGCGAAACCGCCTATGCGGTCGCCTGCGACATCGCCGCCGCCGATCCCAAGGCCTCGCAGGAGGAACTGCGCATGCTGGAGCTGATCCGCCACCGGCTCGGGGTGGACCGTCTGTGCGCCGCCGCCATCGAACGCGGCGCCCGCGCCCGCCACATGCGCCTGTGA
- a CDS encoding AEC family transporter, whose protein sequence is MNVVLNVAFPVFAIILAGFLSGKTKLLGPASSEALNKFVYWMALPPVLFLGTARRSIPEIFNGPFIGAFLGSMLLVYALGAIIGRLLRRERTQIQCMQGLNAAFSNTGYMGIPLFLAAFGPDHLAPTILATVIMSAIMVGIAVVWMEFANSQGGGLGKALRDVGRALAKNPLILSTAAGIAWSALLPGVAVPKPIATFCELMGAPAGPCALFAIGLFLASQRLTAGLAEAGWISALKLLVHPALAWVLTQTLFPMDPFWTGSAVILAALPTGALTFVVATQYQTYVERTSSAILVSTVLSVVTLSALLAVYAPAG, encoded by the coding sequence ATGAACGTCGTCCTCAATGTCGCTTTTCCCGTATTCGCCATCATCCTGGCCGGCTTCCTGTCGGGAAAGACGAAGCTGCTCGGTCCCGCCTCGTCCGAAGCGCTCAACAAGTTCGTCTACTGGATGGCGCTGCCGCCGGTGCTGTTCCTGGGCACGGCGCGACGGTCGATCCCGGAGATCTTCAACGGCCCCTTCATCGGCGCCTTCCTGGGGTCGATGCTGCTGGTCTATGCGTTGGGGGCGATCATCGGCCGGCTCCTGCGGCGGGAGCGCACGCAGATCCAGTGCATGCAGGGGCTGAACGCCGCCTTCTCCAACACCGGCTACATGGGCATCCCGCTGTTCCTGGCCGCCTTCGGCCCGGACCATCTGGCCCCCACCATCCTGGCGACCGTCATCATGAGCGCCATCATGGTCGGCATCGCCGTGGTCTGGATGGAGTTCGCCAACAGCCAGGGCGGCGGGCTGGGCAAGGCGCTGCGCGACGTCGGGCGGGCGCTGGCGAAGAATCCGCTGATCCTGTCCACCGCCGCCGGCATCGCCTGGTCGGCGCTGCTGCCCGGCGTGGCGGTGCCCAAGCCGATCGCCACCTTCTGCGAACTGATGGGCGCCCCCGCCGGTCCCTGCGCCCTGTTCGCCATCGGCCTGTTCCTGGCCTCGCAGCGGCTGACCGCCGGGCTGGCGGAAGCCGGGTGGATCAGCGCGCTGAAGCTGCTGGTGCATCCGGCGCTGGCCTGGGTGCTGACGCAGACCCTGTTCCCGATGGATCCGTTCTGGACCGGAAGCGCCGTGATCCTGGCGGCACTGCCCACCGGCGCCCTGACCTTCGTGGTGGCGACCCAGTACCAGACCTATGTGGAGCGCACCTCCTCGGCGATCCTGGTCTCCACGGTGCTCAGCGTGGTGACTTTGTCGGCGCTTCTCGCAGTCTACGCCCCCGCCGGATGA